The following is a genomic window from Motilibacter rhizosphaerae.
CCGGTCGGCCATCCCGAGGACCTCGGGCAGCTCGCTGCTCACCATGACGACGGCCATCCCCTCGCCAGCCAGCTGCGAGAGCAGCCGGTGGACCTCCGCCTTGGTGCCGACGTCGATGCCGCGAGTGGGCTCGTCGACGATGAGCACCTTCGGGTCGGTCGAGAGCCACTTGGCCAGCACGACCTTCTGCTGGTTGCCTCCGGAGAGCGTGGACACCGGAGCGGTGAGTGCGCTCGTCTTGACCTGCAGGCGCTTCGCCCAGTCCGCCGCCGTACGCCGCTCGGCCCCGCCGGTCAGCAGGCCCGCACGCGAGAGCCCCCAGCGCCGGGTGAGCGTCATGTTGCGCTCGACGGAGAGCTCCATCACCAGGCCCTGCTGGCGCCGGTCCTCTGGCACGAGCGCGAGCCCGGCGGCCATCGCCGCACCCGGGTTCGCGCCCGGCAGCGGCTGGCCACCGACGCGTACCTCCCCGTCGTCGTAGCGGTCGACCCCGAACACCGCGCGTACGACCTCGCTGCGCCCGGCGCCCACGAGCCCGGCGAGGGCGACGATCTCGCCCCCGCGCACGTCGAAGGAGACGTCCTCGAAGACGCCCCGGCGGGTGAGGCCGCGCACCTCCAGGACGGTGTCCCGCACCTCGGTGTCCTGCTTGGGGAACAGCGTGGAGACGTCTCGCCCGACCATGCGGCGGACGACCGCCTCGACCGTCAGCTCGCTGGTGGCGTCACTGGAGACCCAGGCACCGTCCCGCATGACCGTGATGCGCTGGCAGAGCGAGAAGACCTCGTCGAAGCGGTGAGAGATGAACAGGACCGCCGCGCCGGAGTCGCGCAGCGAGCGGGCGACGGCGAAGAGCCGCTCCACCTCGACGCCCGACAGGGCGGCCGTCGGCTCGTCCATGACGAGGACACGGGCGTCGAGCGACATCGCCTTGGCGATCTCCACGAGCTGCTGGTCGGCGATGGACAGGCCACGCGCCGGACGGTCGGGGTCGAGCGGGACGCCGAGCCGGGCGAACAGCGCCCGGGACTCCTCGCGCATGCGCGCCTTGTCGATGCGGCGCAGCCCCGCCAGCGGCTGGCGACCCATGAAGATGTTCTCCGCGACCGAGAGGTCCGGGAAGAGCGTCGGCTCCTGGTAGATGACGGCGATGCCGGCATCCCGCGCAGCTGCCGGGCTCGCCAGGCGCACCGGCTGGCCGGCGATGCGGAAGCTGCCGCCGTCGGGCTCGTGCACCCCGGCGAGGATCTTGACCAGGGTCGACTTGCCGGCGCCGTTCTCGCCCACCAGCGCGTGCGCCTCGCCCGGGTAGAGGTCCAGGTCGACGCCGCGCAGCGCGGCCACCGCGCCGTACGACTTCGTCACGCCCTCCAGGGACAGCACGGGGGCGCCGCCGGCAGGGGGAGCAGCCACGTCGCAGTTCCCTTCGTTCGAACGTTTCAGTCGGGTTGCCGATGACAGTAGGAGCGGGCGTGGAGGCGGTCAACAGCCGCTCCTGATTCGTTACCGCTCCGTGACCTGGCTCATGCAGAGACGCCGGCAGGGCTCTGGCGTTGTGGACGTTTCAGGCTAGGGTGGCTTCATCCGGGCGGTACGGTGGCGCCGGGCACCCCAGCGAGCGGGCAGGAGAGCATGGCAGCGGCGAGCATCAAGGACGTGGCCTCGCTCGCGGGCGTCTCGGTCGGGACCGTGAGCAACGTGCTCAACCGCCCCGAGGTCGTCAGCGACGTGACGCGCGAGCGCGTCGAGCAGGCCATCGCCAAGCTCGGCTTCGTCCGCAACGAGTCGGCCCGCGCCCTGCGTGCCGGGCGCAGCCGGACGGTCGGGATGCTCGTCCTCGACGTCGCGAACCCCTTCTTCACCGACGTCGCGCGCGGCGTCGAGGAGGTCGTCACCGCGCACCACTCGGTGCTCGCGCTCTACAACACCGCCGAGGACCCGCGGCGCGAGACCACGCACCTCAAGCACCTGCAGGAGCAGCGGGTGCAGGGCGTCCTGCTCACGCCGGTCGACCTCGGCAACGCCGCCATCCGCAGCCTGGTCGAGGCCGGTACGCCGGTGGTCCTCGTCGACCGCAGCTGGCCGCGCGCCGACCACTGCTCGGTCGCGGTCGACGACGTGCACGGCGGGGGGCTCGCCGCCTCGCACCTGCTGGAGCAAGGGCGCGAGCGCCTCGCCTTCCTCGGCGGCCCGCTGTCCACCCAGCAGGTGGCCGACCGCTACCGCGGCGCCGTCGCCGCCCTCGACGGCTCCCCTGACGCCGTGCTGCGCCTCGTGGAGACGCCCGCGCTCACCGTCGCGGCCGGTCGCGACGCAGGAGCCGCCCTGGCGGCGCTGCCCGCTGAGCGCCGGCCCACGGGCATCATCTGCGCCAACGACCTGCTCGCCCTCGGTGTGCTGCAGGCCATGACGCGGGCGGGCCTCCGGGTCCCCGACGACATCGCGCTCGTCGGCTACGACGACATCGACTACGCGGCCGCCGCAGCGGTCCCGCTGAGCTCCGTGCGCCAGCCGCGCGAGCTGCTCGGCGAGACGGCCGCCCGGCTGCTCTTCGAGGAGATCGGTGCGGCCGACGGCCCGCACCAGCACCAGCAGGTGGTCTTCGAGCCCGAGCTGGTCGTGCGGGACTCGAGCCGGACGGGAGCGGACGCGTGAGGATCGGGCTCGAGGCCACGTGCCTCGTCGACGGGATGTTCCCGCAGGTGGGCAGGGCCACCGTGCGGCTGCTCGAGCGCCTGGGCCACGAGGTCGTCTTCCCCCTCGAGCAGTCGTGCTGCGGGCAGATGCACATCAACACGGGCTACGGCCGCTTCGCGCTCCCGCTCGTGCGTCGCTACGCCGACGCCTTCGCCGACGTGGACGCGGTCGTCGTGCCCTCCGGGTCCTGCGCCGGCAGCGTGCGCCACCAGCACGCGGCGCTCGCCCGCGCCGCCGGTGACGAGGGGCTCGCCCGGGCGGCGAAGGAGGTGGCGGCCCGGACGTACGAGCTCTCGGAGCTGCTCGTCGACGTGCTCGGGCTGGCCGACGTCGGCGCCTACTACCCGCACCGGGTGACCTACCACCCCACGTGCCACTCGTTGCGCGTGCTGCGCGTGGGCGAGAAGCCCCTGCGGCTGCTGAGGAACGTCGAGGCGCTCGACCTGGTCGAGCTGCCCGAGGCCGAGTCGTGCTGCGGGTTCGGCGGGACGTTCGCGCTGAAGAACCCCGACGTGTCAGCGGCGATGCTCGCCGACAAGATGCGGCACGTGCTCTCGACGCGTGCCGACGTCTGCACTGCCGGCGACTCCTCGTGCCTCATGCACATCGGCGGCGGGCTCGGCCGCCTGTCGACCGGGGTGCGTACGGTCCACCTCGCCGAGATCCTGGCCTCCACCAAGGACGACGCGGAGTCGGGCGCGACGCACGCGACCGGGACTGCTCAGGGAGTCGCCTCGTGAGCACCTACCTCGGCATGCCCACCGCCCCGCGCGGGGTCGGCAACCTGCGCGGCGAGGAGGGCTTCCCCGCGGCGGCGCGTACGGCACTCGCCGACCCGCAGCTGCGGCGCAACCTCGGCCACGCGACGCGCACCATCCGCGCCAAGCGAGCCTCGGTCGTGGCAGAAGTGCCTGATTGGCAGGAGCTCCGCGCCGCCGGTGCCGCTATCAAGGACGACGTCCTGGCGCGCCTGCCCGAACTGCTCGTCCAGCTCGAGGAGCAGGTGACGGCGCGCGGCGGGACCGTGCACTGGGCGCGCGACGCGGCCGAGGCCAACGCCATCGTCACGCGCCTCGTCCAGGCGACGGGCGCCGACGAGGTGGTCAAGGTCAAGTCCATGGCCACGCAGGAGATCGGGCTCAACGAGGCCCTCGAGGCCGCGGGCATCGCGGCCTGGGAGACCGACCTCGCCGAGCTCATCGTGCAGCTCGGCCACGACAAGCCCTCGCACATCCTCGTGCCCGCGATCCACCGCAACCGCGCGGAGATCCGGGAGATCTTCCTGCGGGAGATGGGGAAGGTCGGGCGGCCCGCTCCGGAGGGCCTCACCGACGAGCCGCGGGCGCTCGCCGAGGCCGCGCGGCTGCACCTGCGGCGCAAGTTCCTCTCGGCGCGGGTCGCCGTGTCGGGCGCGAACTTCGCCGTGGCCGACAGCGGGACGCTCGCGGTCGTCGAGTCCGAGGGCAACGGGCGGATGTGCCTCACCCTGCCGCAGACGCTCATCACCGTCATGGGCATCGAGAAGCTCGTGCCCACGTGGCAGGACCTCGAGGTGTTCCTCCAGCTGCTGCCTCGCTCGAGCACCGGCGAGCGGATGAACCCCTACACCTCGCTCTGGACCGGCGTCACCCCCGGCGACGGTCCGCAGGAGTTCCACCTGGTGCTGCTGGACAACGGTCGCACCGCGACGCTCGCGGACCCCGAGGGCCGGGCGGCGCTGCGCTGCATCCGCTGCTCGGCCTGCCTCAACGTCTGCCCGGTCTACGAGCGGACCGGCGGCCACGCCTACGGCTCGGTCTACCCCGGCCCGATCGGCGCGGTGCTCTCCCCGCAGCTGACCGGCGTCGAGGACAACGCGACCCTGCCGTACGCATCCACGCTGTGCGGCGCCTGCTTCGACGCCTGCCCGGTGGCCATCGACATCCCGACGATGCTCGTGCACCTGCGCAACCGGGTGACGGAGGCGAAGGAGGCGCACGGTCCGCTCCCCGGAGCCGAGGCGACGGCCATGCGCGCCGCCGCCTTCGCCATGAGCGACCGTCGCCGCTGGACGCTCGCGCTGCGCAGCGCCAAGCTCGGCCGGCTGCTCGGCAGGGACGGCCGCATCGCCGCTGTCCCGCCGCCGCTGACGCGCTGGACGCGTACGCGCGACCTCCCGGTGCCACCGCCGGAGTCCTTCCGCGACTGGTGGGTGCGCGAGCACGGGGGTCGGTCGTGAGCGCCCGCGAGGAGGTGCTCGCCCGGATCCGGCGGGCCCAGGCGGTTGCCGACGTCGTCGTGCCCCGCGCGTACCGTCCGGCGGGGGCGTCGACCGCCAGCGCGGCCGAGCTCGCCACCCTGCTCGAGGACCGCCTCGTCGAGTACAAGGCCACGGTCACCCGGTGCGCGCCGGGCGGGGAAGCCACTGCCATCAAGGCAGTCCTGGCCCGCCACCGCGTACGACGTCTGGTCGTGCCGGCCGGCCTGCCCGAGGAGTGGCTGCAGGGCAGCGGGATCGAGCGCGTACGTGACGAGCCGCAGCTCACCCCCGACCAGCTCGACGAGACGGACGGCGTCGTGACGGCGTGCGCGCTGGCGGTCGCCGAGACCGGGACGATCGTGCTCGACGCGGGCCCCGGCCAGGGCAGGAGGGCGCTCAGCCTCGTCCCGGACCTCCACGTCGTCGTCGTGCGCAGCGACCAGGTGGTCGCGGGCCTGCCCGACGCGCTGGCCGGCCTGGAGCCCACCCGGCCGCAGACGTGGATCAGCGGGCCGAGCGCCACGAGCGACATCGAGCTCGACCGCGTCGAGGGCGTGCACGGCCCCCGGCGCCTGGAGGTCGTCCTCGTCACCGCCTAGATCCCCGTGATCATGCACGTCCTGGTGGTCCAGGATGTGCATGATCACGGGGGAGGTGGAGGGTCAGGCGGCGGCGGGGTGCAGCAGCACCTTGGTCCAGCCGTCCTCGCGCGCGTCGAAGCGGGCGTACGCGTCGGGAGCCTCCGCGAGGCCGACCTCGTGGCTCACGATGAGGCCGGGGGTGGCCCGGCCGGTGATGATGAGGTCGCGCAGCTGGCGGTTGTAGCGCTTGACGGGCGCCTGGCCGGTGCCCATCCGCTGGCCCTTGGTGAAGAAGGTGCCGTAGTCCCAGCCGATCTTCCCGGCCGACGACGGGTCGTCGAGGCCCGGGTCCTGCGGGACGTAGACGCCGACGACGCCGATGCCGCCTGCGGACCGGACGACCTTGACCAGGTTGTCGAGGACGAGCTCGGGGTGCTCCTCGCCGCTCGGGTCGTGCGCCTGCCAGCCGACCGCCTCGACGCCCTTGTCGACGCCGATGCCCTGCGTCTGCTCGAGGATCTGCTCGACCGGGTCACCTGCCGAGAAGTCGATGGCTGTGGCGCCGAACCGCTCCGCCAGTCCCAAGCGGTCCTTCTCCTTGTCGACGACGAAGACGCGGGAGGCGCCGCGCAGGAAGGCGCTGTGCGCGGCCATGAGCCCGACGGGGCCGCCCCCGAACACGGCGACGCTGTCGCCCGGCAGCACGCCGGCAAGCTCCGTGCCGTGGTATCCGGTCGGGAAGATGTCGGACAGCATCGTGAAGTCGTTCTCGTGCTCGGTGCCCGCGGGCAGCTCGAGCAGGTTGAAGTCGGCGTACGGGACGCGGAGGTACTCCGCCTGGCCACCGTCGTACGGGCCCATGTTGGCGTAGCCGTACGCCGCGCCGTCCATGCCCTCGGTCGGGTTGGTGCGCAGGCAGAACGACGTCCAGCCGCCGGTGCAGTTGCGGCAGGTGCCGCAGGCGATGTTGAACGGCACGCTCACGCGGTCGCCGACCTTGATCCGCTCGACCCCGGGGCCGACCTCCTCGACGATCCCCATGTTCTCGTGGCCGAGGACCTTGCCCTCCTCGACGGCGGTCCGGCCCTCGTACATGTGGAGGTCGGAGCCGCAGATGTTCGTCGTGGTGATGCGGATGATCGCGTCGTTCGGGCGCTGGATCGTCGGGTCGGGGCGCTCCTCGACGGCGACGGCGCGCGGGCCCCGGTAGACGACGGCCTTCATGGGCGGGCTCCTCAGGATCGGGTCATTGCTTGCGCAACGTCGACTACCCAGGGCAGCTCGTGATCCACCCCGATCTCCGTGGTCGTGGACGTCACGGGCACCCATGACGTGCATGATCACGGGAGTCGAGGCCCCAGGACCTGCATGATCACGCTGGTCAGGAGGGGACGAGCACGCCGTCCTGCAGCCGGACCACCCGGTCCGCCGCAGCCGTCAGCGCCGGGTCGTGGGTCGAGACCATGCAGGTCATGCCCTCGGTGTGCACCAGCTCCCGGAGCAGGTCGAGCACCTCCGCACCGGTCGTCGTGTCGAGCTGACCGGTCGGCTCGTCGGCGAGGAGCAGCCGCTGCTGCTGGCCGCCGGACATCTCCGGCGGGCGCTGGTCCGCGGCCGCGCCGAGCCCGACCCGCTCGAGCACCTCGCGCGCCCGGGCCTCGCGCTGGCGCGCCGGGACCCGCAGCAGGCGCAGCGGGATGCCGACGTTCTCGACCGCGCTGAGCATCGGCAGCAGCCCGAAGGTCTGGAAGACGAACGCCAGCACGTCGCGGCGCAGCGCTGCCAGCCCGCGCTCGTCGAGCTCGGCGACCTCCTGCCCGCAGACGCGTACGGACCCACCGGTCGGCCGGTCGAGCCCGCCGATGACGTTGAGCAGCGTGGTCTTCCCCGAGCCCGAGCGCCCGACCACCGCCACGAGCTCGCCCGGCTCGACGTCGAGGGAGACACCGCGCAGGGCGTGGACCTCGCCGCTGCCGCTGCCGTAGGTGCGCACCAGCCCGCGCACCGCGACCACCGGTCCGCGCGCGCCCTGGCTGGGCAGCTGCGGGACCGCCGCCACGCGCACGTGCCGCCCGGTCACGAGGGCCACACCCCCACGTGGTCGTCCTCGAGCGCCAGCCGGACCCGGTCGCGCAGCGCGAGCGCGGCGCGGTAGTCCTCGGGCAGCTGGAGCCGACCGGCGCGGTCCAGCACGGCGTACTCCTCGGCGACGGCGTCCTCCACCTCGCCGACCGCCCGGCGCAGGGTCTCGGTCGCGATGCGGCCGTCGCGGATGCGCACGGTGCGGCGCACCTGCTCCGCGACCGTGGCGTCGTGGGTCACGACCACCACGGTGACGCCCAGCTGCTCGTTGGCCCCGCGGAGGGCGGCGAACACCTGCTCGGACGAGGCCACGTCGAGCTCGCCCGTCGGCTCGTCGGCGAAGAGCACCTCCGGCTCGTTGGCGAGCGCCACCGCGATCGCGACCCGCTGCTGCTGGCCGCCGGAGAGCTCCCCCGGCCGCCGGCCCGCGCAGTCCACCACGGCCAGCAGGTCCAGCAGCTCAGCGGCCCGGGCCCTGGCCGCGCGCGTCCGGGCGCCCGCGAAGCCGAGCGGCACCATGACGTTCTCCTGCGCGGAGAGGTAGGGCAGCAGGTTGCGCCCGGTCTGCTGCCAGACGAAGCCCGCGACGCGGCGCCGGTAGCGCAGCCGGTCCCGGGCGCGCATGCGCAGCAGGTCGTGGCCCGCGACCGAGACGCGCCCGGCCGTGGGCACGTCGAGGCCGGAGAGGACGTTGAGCAGCGTCGACTTCCCGGAGCCGGACGCTCCGACGACCGCCGTGAGCTCGCCGCGCTCCACGACGAGGTCGAGCCCCTGCAGGGCCTGCACCTCGATCCGCTCCACCTGGTAGACCCGCACGAGCTGCTCGCAGACGATGAGGGGCGGCGCGGTCACAGGGCCTCCAGGGGCGTGCGGGGTACGCGCCGGCGGAGCGAGCCGTCGACGAGCAGGGCGAGGACGAGCAGCCCGAGCAGCGCACCGAGCGCAGCGACGGCCGTGGCGAGCGGGTCGGCGGGAGCGGGGGCGAAGGCACCGCCGGTGAGGGGCAGCGGGTCGAGGACCGGGTCGAGCAGGCGGGGCAGCGCGGCTCCGCAGGCCGCGCCCACGACGCCGGCGACGAGCACCGGGGGCACGAGCTCGACGGCACCGGTGGCACGCAACTGGCCCGCGCGCAGCCCGAGGGCCCGCGCGACGGCGAGCTCGGCGCCCCGCCCGCGGGCGGTGGCGACGACGACGAGGAGCAGGGCCGCCCCGGCGAGGACGAGCAGGGCGATGCTGCCGGCGCGCAGCAGCCGGGTGACGCCCGCCAGCAGCCGGCGGGCGGGGTCGCCGTCGCGCCAGGAGCTGCGGGTGACCACCTGCACCCCCGGCGCCGCCTGCGCGGCGAGGGCCTCCTCGGCTCCGGGGCCGCCGGCCAGCACCAGGCCGGACGCCTGCGCGACGACTGCGGGTGGCAGCGCCGCCGCGTCCGCGAGGACGACCTCCCCCGGCAGCCAGGCCCGGGGGTCGGCGGGCGCGCGCCCCGCGACACGTGCGGGCAGCCGGTCCTTGGCCAGCACGAGCGCGACGTGCGCGCCGCGGGCCCGGAGCAGCACGCCGCCGGTGAGCAGCAGGTCGACGGGGTCGCGCCGCCGGCCGAGGGTGGCGAGCGCACCCGCCCCGGGCTCGGCGCTCGCGCGCAGCACCGCGGCGTACGACGAGGGGTCCACGGCGAGCACCGTCACCCCGGAGTAGTCCTGGCGGATGTCGAGGTCGGCTCCCGCCACGACGGCGACGGCCGTCACCGACGCCCGGGGAGCGCGCCGGTGCACGGCGGCAGCGAGCCGCGTCGCCTGCGCCGAGGTCCCCGTCGTCGCGCGGGCGGCGGCACCGACCCGCTCGCGGGCAGCCGTCGCGCTCGCGGAGGCGAGCCCGGAGGCGAGCAGCACGTCGCCGACGCCGAGGGCGACCGCCAGGGTGAGCACGAGCAGCGGCAGGGGCGTGGCGGCGGCGGAGGTCCGGGCGCGGGTGACGCCCACGAGCGCGACCGCGCCGCGCAGCCGGGCGGCGCCGCGCGCGAGGCCGCGCAGCAGCAGCGGGTAGCAGCGCAGCAGCACCACGGTCACCGCCCCCACGAGCAGCAGCGGCGTGGCCACGAGCAGCACGTCCAGCCCGTCCGCAGCGGACGCTCCGCGCCCTCGGGTCGCCACCAGCGCGGCGGTGGCGAGGACGACGACCAGGGCCTCGAGCACGACCCGCGCCGCACCGGCCGGAGGTCGCCGCAGCACCGTGGTCACCACGGCGGCGACCGCGGCGAGCGCCGCGGCCACGCCCACGAGCAGCACCGGGACGACCGGGTACGCCGGCCCCACCGCGAGCGCGGCCAGCCCGCCGAGGGCCGCGGCGCCGACGACGAGCGGGAGCGCCTCGACGAGGGCGAGCAGCGCGGCCTGCCGGAGGGAGGCGCCGCGGGCGACCTGCAGGTGCAGCGCCGCGCCCCGACGGGCCGCGAGCAGCCGCCCGACGAGCAGGACCACCAGCCCGCCGACGCCGAGCAGGGCCGCGACCAGCAGCGAGACGAGGGCCGTGGCCGCGCGCTGCGCGGCGACGGCGCGCGCGAGCGGGCCCTCGACGTCGTCGTGCAGCACCGGCGGGTCGTCGACGCCGGAGAGGGCGAGGTCGGGGCGGACCGCCCAGCGCGCGGCCGCCGCCCGCAGCGCGGGGACGCCGGCCGCGGTCAGCCGCCCGGGCGCCGGAGCCACGGCGTACGACGCCTGCAGCCCGGTGCCGGGCAGCGCCGCGAGGGCAGCGGTCGTCGACGAGCCGCTGAGCAGGGCGACCGCGGCCCCTGCTGGTGCGAGCGCCCCGGGCAGCCGCGACCACACCGGAGCGGTCGCGTCGGCCGGGATGAACGTGCCCGTGACCAGCAGCTCGGCCTGCTCGGAGGCGCCGGGCCGGGTGAGCCGCACGCGGTCGCCGACGGCCAGGCCGAGGCCGCGGGCGACACCGACGGAGAGCGCCACGGGCACGGTGCCCGACCCCCTCGGCGCGTCGTCGCGCGCGGGCCCGCGCCCCGTCACCCAGCGCGCACCGGCCAGGGCTCCGGCGCCGTAGGCCACCCGCACCGTCCCGAGCGCGCGCGTCCCGGTCCGCCCGTCGAAGGCCACGCTGACCGCCGTCCCGGTCACCGGGCCGGCGACGCGCGCGAGGCGGGGCGGCAGGTGGCGCAGCAGCGCGACCCGCGAGTCGACGCGGCTCCCCGCGTAGGTCACCGTCGTGACGTCGGAACCCGCGGGCTCGTCGTGGCGGACGAGCTGCTCGGAGGCCGAGACGAGGGCCGGTGCGCTTGCCAGCTCGGCCCGGGCTCCCGCGTCCAGCGAGCGGCGCAGCTCGGCCGGGACGGCGGCGGCGAGCGCGGCGCACAGGGCGACGAGCAGCGCGGTCGCGAGCGCGAGGCCCGTGTCGGCGCGCAGCCGGCGGCGGGCCAGCAGCACGGCGAGCGGCAGCAGGCTCACCGCTCCTCCCCGATGCGCAGCGCGGTGCCGAGCCCCGAGCGGCGCAGCGCGAGGACGACGCCGCCGACGACGAGCAGCACGAGGACGAGGACCTCAGCGGCGAGGCCGAGCACCGGGGCCCAGGGCACGAGGACGCGGACCGCCGGCACCGGCGCGCCGCCCTCGGCGCCGACGGTCACGAGCGGTCCGACGAGCCGGCCCAGCCCGACGCCGACGGCGACGCCCGCAACGGCGCCGAGCAGGGCCAGGGCGGCGTACTCGGCAGCGAGGACCCCGGCGAGCTGCCCGCGGCCGAGGCCCAGCGCGCGCAGCTGGGCGAGCTCGAGCCGGCGCAGCCGCAGCGCGACCGTGGCGTGCACGGCGAGGCCGACCCCGGCGCAGGCCTGGGCGGCGAGCAGGAGGAGGAGCAGGCCGGCCGACCCCCCCACCCGCGCCGGGCCGGTGCTCAGCGCGGCGGCGAGGCCCGTACGCGACAGCGAGGAGCGCGCCCCGACCGCCGCCGCCGCCCGCGCTGCCCACCCGCGCGCCGCTCCGTCGGGGACGGCCGCCCACCAGGCGTCGGCGTACGCGTCGTCGAGGCCCAGCGCGAGCGTCGCGCGCAGCAGCGCGCCGCGGTCGACGAGCAGGTGGGGGCGGCGGTCGGCGTAGGGCTGCTCCTGCAACGGCGGGAGCACGCGCACGACGCTGGCGACGCGGACGAGCAGCGCGTCGGTGTCGTCGAGGTGGAGCGGGACGTCCGCACCCGCGGCCACGCCCAGCGCCTCCGCGAGGGCGCGGTCGAGGACGGCCGGGACGGCCGGCTGCTCCGGCCACGCCGTCCAGGTGCCGGCGTCCGGCGCGCCGTCGGGCCCGAGCGGGAGCGACCCGCCCGTCGCGAGCAGGGTCGCGCCGCCCGCGGTCGCCGGGCCCGACCCGTCGCCGGGCGCGGGGTCGTCACCGAAGGGGTCCGCGGGAGGGGCCTGCCCGTGCCACTCGGCCCTCGGCAGGGTGAGCGGAGCGCCCCAGGCTCCGCGCGCGGCCGCCGTGCGCAGCTGGTCCACTCGCAACGACCAGTCCGCGCGGGCGGGAGCGCTGTCGCCCCGGCGCACGGGCAGCGGGTCGAGCGCGGTGAGCGCGCGCACCGACACCACCCGCAGCGGGTACGCGAGGGCGCGCCCGCCGGCGGCGGCGGCGAGGTCGAGCACGGCGGTCCGCGGCCGAGCGGCGGTGACGACACCGAGGGGCAGCGTGGCCGGGACGCCCGCGGCGTCCTGCACGACCACCGCGACCTCGGAGCTGCTGGCCCCGGAGGCCCCGGCGCCGACGTGCAGCGCGAGCCGCAGCGACAGCCGTGCCGGGGAGCCGGGCAGGAGCGTGCCGGCCGGCGCGGCGGTCGCCCGCAGGGGCGCGAGCGCGGCCGCGGGGTCGGCGCCCAGCACGTCGCGGCGCACGTGCAGCGCCGCCGCGGCGAGGCTGGCGTCTACCGCGACCAGCCGGCCGGGCGTCGTGGGGCCGGAGTCGCCCGAGCGCTCGCCGGGACCACCGCCGCCGAGCTCGACGTCGCGCTCGGCCGCCGGCCCCTGCGCGGTCGCGCCCGGCAGCGCGCGCAGCGCCGCGGCCGTACCGAGCGGCGCGGTCGGGAGGCCGTCGAGCGAGACGTCCGGCCCGGTCAGTGCCGCGGCCTGGTCGCGCTGGGCCTGCAGCCAGGTCGCGCGGTACGACGCGGCGAAGGAGCCCGCCCCGACGGTCAGCGCCACGAGCAGCACGGAGGCCGCCGCCCGCGCCGGGCGCCGCCCCACCTGCCAGCCCGCGAGCGCACCCGCAGCACCGCGGGACCGGGCGGCGAGCGCCCCTCCCGCCCGTGCGACCAGCGGCAGCACGCGCAGCGCGAGGACCCCGCCTGCGAGCAGGGCGAGCGCCGGACTGACGACGAGCACGGGGTCCAGGCGCAGCGCGCCCGACCCGGCGAGCGGACTGCGGTACGACCGCAGCTGCAGGTAGCCCACGACCGCGAGGGCGAGCAGCGCGAGGTCGAGCCCGCCGCGGCTCAGCGCGGCGCGGCGCCCCGGGCGGCGGGACTCGACGGCGGCGAAGGAGGCGCGCTGGCGCAGCACCGGTGCGGTCAGCAGGAGCACCAGCCCGGCCGCGGTCGCGAGCGCCGTCAGCTCCGCGTCGAGCGGCACGGCTCCGGGCGCCGCCAGCCCGCCGCGGGCGAGGGCCGGCACCCGGGCCAGCACGGCGTACGCGCCGAGGGCGAGGGGCGGCGCCAGCACGGCGGCGAGGGCGGCCA
Proteins encoded in this region:
- a CDS encoding ABC transporter ATP-binding protein yields the protein MRVAAVPQLPSQGARGPVVAVRGLVRTYGSGSGEVHALRGVSLDVEPGELVAVVGRSGSGKTTLLNVIGGLDRPTGGSVRVCGQEVAELDERGLAALRRDVLAFVFQTFGLLPMLSAVENVGIPLRLLRVPARQREARAREVLERVGLGAAADQRPPEMSGGQQQRLLLADEPTGQLDTTTGAEVLDLLRELVHTEGMTCMVSTHDPALTAAADRVVRLQDGVLVPS
- a CDS encoding ABC transporter ATP-binding protein, with the translated sequence MTAPPLIVCEQLVRVYQVERIEVQALQGLDLVVERGELTAVVGASGSGKSTLLNVLSGLDVPTAGRVSVAGHDLLRMRARDRLRYRRRVAGFVWQQTGRNLLPYLSAQENVMVPLGFAGARTRAARARAAELLDLLAVVDCAGRRPGELSGGQQQRVAIAVALANEPEVLFADEPTGELDVASSEQVFAALRGANEQLGVTVVVVTHDATVAEQVRRTVRIRDGRIATETLRRAVGEVEDAVAEEYAVLDRAGRLQLPEDYRAALALRDRVRLALEDDHVGVWPS
- a CDS encoding FtsX-like permease family protein, translated to MTRVLVLRRLLQQRGVLLVVTLVALLATTALTTMATLAVSSDTSAVRRTLGDASPEQRQVEVEGDLGGGAYAPADQVVVAQLRAAFGASPVRIVRQVTTAAYAPAGTDASYEVPPLTYVAGYDGAEREVRLLSGRWPRATGTGQPVEVLAPVAALAPFRLATGRTTRVTTVSTYAAARVRVVGTYAVRHPGSAYWDDDPTKGATRRGNWPLSAFSRTTIYGPLLGDPAVVRTRLPGDRVRWLADPQLAGLPAAQVEPLRRRVAGLQQALQAPLVGRASRVSAWTPLPALLEGLGRQRLVTRGTVLVAALLLVVLAASVLALTARLLAERRATEHALLRARGASGRQLVRLALAESVLLAALAAVLAPPLALGAYAVLARVPALARGGLAAPGAVPLDAELTALATAAGLVLLLTAPVLRQRASFAAVESRRPGRRAALSRGGLDLALLALAVVGYLQLRSYRSPLAGSGALRLDPVLVVSPALALLAGGVLALRVLPLVARAGGALAARSRGAAGALAGWQVGRRPARAAASVLLVALTVGAGSFAASYRATWLQAQRDQAAALTGPDVSLDGLPTAPLGTAAALRALPGATAQGPAAERDVELGGGGPGERSGDSGPTTPGRLVAVDASLAAAALHVRRDVLGADPAAALAPLRATAAPAGTLLPGSPARLSLRLALHVGAGASGASSSEVAVVVQDAAGVPATLPLGVVTAARPRTAVLDLAAAAGGRALAYPLRVVSVRALTALDPLPVRRGDSAPARADWSLRVDQLRTAAARGAWGAPLTLPRAEWHGQAPPADPFGDDPAPGDGSGPATAGGATLLATGGSLPLGPDGAPDAGTWTAWPEQPAVPAVLDRALAEALGVAAGADVPLHLDDTDALLVRVASVVRVLPPLQEQPYADRRPHLLVDRGALLRATLALGLDDAYADAWWAAVPDGAARGWAARAAAAVGARSSLSRTGLAAALSTGPARVGGSAGLLLLLLAAQACAGVGLAVHATVALRLRRLELAQLRALGLGRGQLAGVLAAEYAALALLGAVAGVAVGVGLGRLVGPLVTVGAEGGAPVPAVRVLVPWAPVLGLAAEVLVLVLLVVGGVVLALRRSGLGTALRIGEER
- a CDS encoding FtsX-like permease family protein, which gives rise to MSLLPLAVLLARRRLRADTGLALATALLVALCAALAAAVPAELRRSLDAGARAELASAPALVSASEQLVRHDEPAGSDVTTVTYAGSRVDSRVALLRHLPPRLARVAGPVTGTAVSVAFDGRTGTRALGTVRVAYGAGALAGARWVTGRGPARDDAPRGSGTVPVALSVGVARGLGLAVGDRVRLTRPGASEQAELLVTGTFIPADATAPVWSRLPGALAPAGAAVALLSGSSTTAALAALPGTGLQASYAVAPAPGRLTAAGVPALRAAAARWAVRPDLALSGVDDPPVLHDDVEGPLARAVAAQRAATALVSLLVAALLGVGGLVVLLVGRLLAARRGAALHLQVARGASLRQAALLALVEALPLVVGAAALGGLAALAVGPAYPVVPVLLVGVAAALAAVAAVVTTVLRRPPAGAARVVLEALVVVLATAALVATRGRGASAADGLDVLLVATPLLLVGAVTVVLLRCYPLLLRGLARGAARLRGAVALVGVTRARTSAAATPLPLLVLTLAVALGVGDVLLASGLASASATAARERVGAAARATTGTSAQATRLAAAVHRRAPRASVTAVAVVAGADLDIRQDYSGVTVLAVDPSSYAAVLRASAEPGAGALATLGRRRDPVDLLLTGGVLLRARGAHVALVLAKDRLPARVAGRAPADPRAWLPGEVVLADAAALPPAVVAQASGLVLAGGPGAEEALAAQAAPGVQVVTRSSWRDGDPARRLLAGVTRLLRAGSIALLVLAGAALLLVVVATARGRGAELAVARALGLRAGQLRATGAVELVPPVLVAGVVGAACGAALPRLLDPVLDPLPLTGGAFAPAPADPLATAVAALGALLGLLVLALLVDGSLRRRVPRTPLEAL